A part of Vespertiliibacter pulmonis genomic DNA contains:
- the mutM gene encoding bifunctional DNA-formamidopyrimidine glycosylase/DNA-(apurinic or apyrimidinic site) lyase, giving the protein MPELPEVETSVRGILPYLVGKTIEAVWVRQRQLRWRVSDELEQMGGAIILSIYRRAKYLIFHTERGDILVHLGMSGSLGILTKDQKKPAGKHDHVDLIMTDGTILRYNDPRKFGAWLWAKDAESSPLITRLGPEPLSDNFTGDYLYQKSRNKTVAVKNFIMNNAVVVGVGNIYACESLFMAGIHPEFATQNLTLKQCKRLATVIKDVLTKAILQGGTTLKDFIQPDGKPGYFAQVLQVYGRKGEACNDCGTLIQAKVLGQRNSFFCPKCQKLPR; this is encoded by the coding sequence ATGCCTGAATTACCAGAAGTTGAAACGAGTGTGCGAGGAATTTTACCTTACCTTGTTGGGAAAACGATTGAAGCCGTTTGGGTACGTCAAAGACAGTTGCGTTGGCGAGTTAGCGATGAATTAGAGCAAATGGGCGGAGCGATTATTTTATCTATCTATCGCCGAGCGAAATACCTTATTTTTCATACAGAACGGGGTGATATTTTAGTCCATTTGGGAATGTCGGGTTCTTTAGGTATTTTAACTAAAGATCAGAAAAAGCCTGCGGGCAAGCACGACCACGTTGATTTGATAATGACAGATGGAACAATTTTACGTTATAACGATCCTCGTAAGTTTGGGGCTTGGCTTTGGGCAAAAGATGCAGAGTCTTCGCCACTCATTACAAGATTAGGCCCAGAACCACTTTCTGATAATTTTACAGGCGATTATCTTTACCAAAAAAGTCGAAATAAAACGGTTGCCGTAAAAAATTTTATTATGAATAATGCGGTCGTGGTTGGTGTAGGTAATATTTACGCTTGCGAATCACTTTTTATGGCGGGCATTCACCCAGAGTTTGCGACCCAAAATTTGACTTTAAAACAGTGTAAAAGGCTAGCTACTGTGATAAAAGACGTACTAACAAAAGCTATTTTACAAGGTGGAACAACACTAAAGGATTTTATTCAGCCAGATGGAAAGCCAGGCTATTTTGCACAAGTGCTACAAGTTTACGGGAGAAAAGGTGAAGCCTGCAACGATTGTGGCACGCTTATTCAGGCTAAAGTACTTGGACAGCGTAATAGTTTTTTTTGCCCTAAATGTCAAAAATTACCGAGGTAG
- a CDS encoding epoxyqueuosine reductase QueH: MIDQPIKKKTRKGKDPNAPFVREKLELPNGHNKLLLHSCCAPCSGEVMEAIHASGIEFTIYFYNPNIHPLKEYLIRKDENIRFAEKWGIPFIDADYDRQNWFDRAKGMEDEPERGIRCTMCFDMRFEKAAEYAHENGFPVFTSCLGISRWKDMNQINGCGHRAAEKYDDVVYWDYNWRKAGGSQRMIEISKRERFYQQEYCGCVYSLRDTNKWREAQGRQKIEIGKLYYSAD, translated from the coding sequence ATGATAGACCAACCAATTAAAAAGAAAACCCGTAAGGGAAAAGATCCTAATGCCCCTTTTGTGCGTGAAAAGTTAGAATTGCCAAATGGGCATAATAAATTACTATTGCATTCCTGCTGTGCCCCTTGTTCGGGGGAGGTAATGGAAGCTATTCACGCTTCGGGAATTGAATTTACCATTTATTTCTATAATCCAAATATTCACCCATTGAAAGAGTATTTGATCCGTAAAGATGAAAATATTCGTTTTGCAGAAAAATGGGGTATTCCGTTTATTGATGCTGATTATGATCGCCAAAATTGGTTTGATCGTGCTAAAGGAATGGAAGATGAGCCAGAACGCGGTATTCGTTGCACAATGTGTTTTGATATGCGGTTTGAAAAAGCTGCCGAATATGCTCACGAAAATGGCTTCCCTGTGTTTACGAGCTGTTTGGGGATTTCTCGCTGGAAAGATATGAACCAAATCAACGGCTGTGGACACCGTGCGGCGGAAAAATATGATGACGTTGTTTATTGGGATTATAACTGGCGAAAAGCAGGTGGATCTCAGCGTATGATTGAAATTAGTAAACGTGAGCGTTTTTACCAACAAGAGTATTGCGGTTGTGTTTACTCGTTGCGTGATACTAATAAATGGCGTGAAGCACAAGGTCGCCAGAAAATTGAAATTGGAAAGTTATACTATTCAGCAGACTAA
- the fabG gene encoding 3-oxoacyl-ACP reductase FabG has product MQNKIALVTGATRGIGRAIAEELSAKGVFVIGTATSEKGAESISAYLGEQGKGLVLNVADVESVELVLARIKEEFGDIDILVNNAGITRDNLLMRMKDDEWFDIIQTNLTSVYRLSKAVLRTMMKKRFGRIITIGSVVGSTGNPGQTNYCAAKAGVVGFSKALAKEVASRGITVNVVAPGFIATDMTDELTDEQKNVILNQIPAGQLGQAKDIAKAVAFLASEDSGYITGETLHVNGGLYMS; this is encoded by the coding sequence ATGCAAAATAAAATCGCATTAGTAACGGGAGCAACCCGTGGTATCGGGCGTGCTATTGCCGAAGAATTATCCGCCAAAGGTGTATTTGTTATTGGTACAGCTACGTCTGAAAAAGGGGCAGAAAGTATTTCGGCTTATTTAGGCGAACAAGGTAAAGGTTTAGTATTAAACGTAGCAGATGTTGAATCTGTTGAGTTAGTATTAGCGAGAATTAAAGAGGAATTTGGTGATATTGATATTTTAGTCAATAACGCAGGAATTACTCGTGATAATTTATTGATGCGAATGAAAGACGATGAATGGTTCGATATTATTCAAACAAATTTAACCTCTGTTTATCGTTTATCAAAAGCAGTATTGCGTACAATGATGAAAAAACGCTTTGGGCGTATTATTACCATTGGCTCAGTGGTTGGTTCAACGGGGAATCCAGGGCAAACAAATTACTGTGCGGCAAAAGCGGGTGTTGTTGGTTTTTCAAAAGCGTTAGCAAAAGAGGTTGCTTCTCGGGGAATTACAGTAAACGTAGTTGCTCCAGGGTTTATTGCAACAGATATGACCGATGAGCTTACTGATGAGCAAAAAAATGTAATTTTAAACCAAATTCCTGCGGGTCAATTAGGGCAGGCTAAAGACATTGCTAAAGCAGTTGCTTTTCTAGCTTCTGAAGATTCAGGTTATATTACAGGTGAAACTCTCCACGTTAATGGTGGTTTGTATATGAGCTAA
- the brnQ gene encoding branched-chain amino acid transport system II carrier protein: MSKSVLVVGFMLFAIFFGAGNLIFPPKLGLDSGTEFWSAISGFVITGVGLPLLGIIVAAFYEGGYKQILNRIHPWFSIAFLMAIYLAIGPFFAGPRTGATAYEIAILPFLSEPSALSLFIFSLIYFAIALWLSLNPSKMVDRIGAVLTPILLIAIIVLVVKAYFLLTGDTVVLTNKPVMESAFSKGILEGYFTMDALASLAFSVIVLNAIKAKVTNHSALVKQTILSGLVAAVALALIYISLGWIGNNLPMNAETLADLTAKGQNIGTYILNTAATETFGDAGRIMLGVIVSLACLTTTVGLAVAVSEYFHEIFPKISYKTYVVLFIVISFAIANQGLSAVISKSVPVLLVLYPISMTVILLLLINLVFKLPLLAQRLAIALVTIVSILSVIGIEAVANLPFKEYSMEWLPFAIVGCVVGYIIAKAAKHAE; this comes from the coding sequence ATGAGTAAAAGTGTTTTAGTTGTTGGATTTATGCTCTTTGCCATTTTCTTTGGTGCAGGCAATCTTATTTTTCCACCCAAATTGGGTTTAGATAGTGGAACAGAGTTTTGGTCTGCTATTTCAGGTTTTGTTATTACTGGCGTAGGATTACCACTACTTGGTATTATTGTAGCGGCTTTCTATGAAGGCGGTTATAAGCAAATATTAAATCGTATTCACCCGTGGTTTTCTATTGCATTTTTAATGGCAATCTATCTTGCCATTGGACCTTTCTTTGCAGGTCCTCGTACAGGGGCTACTGCTTATGAAATTGCTATTTTACCTTTTTTAAGTGAGCCAAGTGCATTATCACTCTTCATTTTTAGTCTTATCTATTTTGCAATTGCTTTATGGTTAAGCTTAAACCCATCAAAAATGGTTGATCGCATTGGAGCCGTATTAACTCCAATTCTACTAATTGCAATTATTGTCTTAGTCGTTAAAGCCTATTTCTTGCTAACGGGTGATACTGTGGTATTAACCAATAAACCTGTAATGGAAAGCGCTTTTTCTAAAGGTATTTTAGAAGGCTATTTTACAATGGATGCTCTAGCTTCTTTAGCATTTTCAGTAATTGTACTTAATGCAATTAAAGCAAAAGTAACTAACCACTCAGCTTTAGTGAAACAAACTATATTATCTGGTCTTGTTGCGGCAGTTGCATTGGCGCTTATTTATATCTCTTTAGGCTGGATTGGCAACAATTTACCAATGAATGCGGAAACTTTAGCAGATTTAACGGCAAAAGGGCAAAATATTGGAACTTATATTCTTAATACAGCAGCAACCGAAACCTTTGGTGATGCAGGGCGTATTATGTTAGGTGTGATTGTATCTCTTGCTTGTTTAACAACAACCGTGGGATTGGCTGTTGCCGTAAGTGAATATTTCCACGAAATTTTCCCAAAAATTTCATATAAAACTTATGTAGTACTCTTTATCGTCATCAGTTTTGCGATTGCAAACCAAGGCTTAAGTGCGGTAATTAGCAAATCTGTTCCGGTATTATTAGTACTTTATCCAATTTCAATGACAGTAATTTTATTATTGCTCATCAATTTGGTGTTTAAGCTACCACTTTTAGCACAACGTTTAGCTATTGCATTGGTTACCATCGTCTCAATTTTATCTGTGATTGGTATTGAGGCTGTTGCAAATCTACCATTTAAAGAATATTCAATGGAGTGGTTACCGTTTGCGATTGTTGGCTGTGTAGTAGGTTATATTATTGCGAAAGCCGCGAAACACGCAGAATAA
- the map gene encoding type I methionyl aminopeptidase — MKNIPIHSQADIEKIRTACKLASDVLVMIAPHVKEGITTGELDRICQDYIENVQGGIPACLGYHGFPKATCISLNEVVCHGIPSNEKKLKKGDIVNIDVTVIKDGFYGDNSKMYVVGEPSVRDQRLMEVTQESLYKALRVVKPGIRLNLIGKTIQDYVEKEGFSVVREYCGHGVGAEFHCDPQVLHYFADDSGVILQEGMVFTIEPMINAGKKEIRTMSDGWTVKTKDRSHSAQYEHQILVTKDGCEIMTIRDEEIESGRISRLMNNL; from the coding sequence ATGAAAAATATCCCAATCCATTCTCAAGCAGATATTGAGAAAATTCGCACAGCTTGCAAATTAGCCTCTGATGTATTGGTAATGATTGCACCTCACGTAAAAGAAGGTATTACCACGGGTGAGCTTGATCGTATTTGCCAAGACTATATTGAAAATGTGCAAGGTGGAATTCCAGCCTGTTTAGGCTATCATGGCTTTCCTAAAGCGACTTGTATTTCACTCAATGAAGTAGTCTGCCACGGTATTCCCAGTAATGAAAAGAAACTCAAAAAAGGTGATATTGTAAATATAGATGTTACCGTTATTAAAGATGGTTTCTACGGTGATAATTCAAAAATGTACGTGGTTGGTGAGCCGAGCGTACGTGATCAACGCTTAATGGAAGTTACCCAAGAATCTCTTTATAAAGCATTACGAGTGGTTAAACCTGGTATTCGCCTAAATTTGATTGGCAAAACTATTCAAGACTATGTTGAAAAAGAAGGCTTTTCTGTCGTACGTGAATACTGCGGACACGGTGTTGGTGCAGAATTCCATTGTGATCCACAAGTATTACACTATTTTGCTGACGATAGCGGTGTAATTTTACAAGAAGGTATGGTTTTTACCATTGAACCAATGATTAATGCAGGCAAAAAAGAGATCCGTACAATGAGCGATGGCTGGACAGTAAAAACCAAAGATCGTAGCCACTCTGCACAATATGAACACCAGATCTTAGTAACCAAAGACGGCTGTGAAATAATGACCATTCGTGATGAAGAAATTGAATCAGGCAGAATTTCTCGCCTAATGAACAATCTCTAA
- a CDS encoding SurA N-terminal domain-containing protein produces the protein MIEKMHEKTNSFAFKVIFSLVSLSFVLGGIGGTLLGQDTSAVKVNGEEISQQAFNAAKNRQQNLLNQQLGERFWDALDNPEYVKQFNDSILNELIDNELLRQYASSLKMGISVNQIKQEIVNTPSFQRDGKFDNALYQQLLVNNNLSADQYASIVSEGMLFSQLQEGIINSDFILPIQKELLAKLLFQKRTVRLATYSVAKEMANQTASNEELQAYFDTHKTSFINPEKFTVEYVSITPKDFADKIQVTQEQIENYYQTNKANYISPSEVKVAHIQLANEESARTVEQQLKSGTDFATLAKEKSLDKLSGSNGGELGWAKSGTYPKAFEDAMNTLAVGQVSEPIKVDDGYSIIKVLERKESKVVPVEQVKEQITDIIRNELATVDYSNMAREMANKAFENSSSLEAVAELANTKVQQTTEFTRENVPQELNNEKILKVLFSGDLSQTGQNSDAIDLSEGNHSETIFVRVSNYKAQSNQTFDEAKNALEVAVKREKAEKILMAKAQEDVKALASDKAHSVNFEPAQTLVFAQAQVTQPLLSKLIFAMPKPTQVSQYQAMKNNAGDIVVVALDKVEDGNLADFQQLEKPFIQTERATLRSDLLQDLRGRAKIEFNEEFIGQMNNSEK, from the coding sequence ATGATTGAAAAAATGCACGAGAAAACGAATAGTTTCGCATTTAAAGTTATTTTCAGCCTTGTTTCTCTTTCATTTGTGTTGGGGGGAATTGGTGGAACGTTGCTTGGTCAAGATACATCTGCCGTGAAAGTCAATGGTGAAGAGATCTCTCAACAAGCATTTAATGCGGCTAAAAATCGTCAACAAAATTTGTTAAATCAACAGTTAGGGGAGCGTTTTTGGGATGCATTAGATAACCCGGAATATGTCAAACAGTTTAATGATTCTATTTTAAATGAATTGATTGATAATGAACTACTACGCCAATATGCAAGTAGCCTTAAAATGGGTATTAGCGTAAATCAAATAAAACAAGAAATTGTTAATACGCCTAGTTTTCAACGAGATGGAAAATTTGATAACGCTCTCTATCAACAACTGTTAGTCAATAATAATTTAAGTGCGGATCAATATGCTTCAATCGTTAGTGAGGGTATGTTATTTTCTCAGCTACAAGAAGGGATTATTAACAGTGATTTTATCTTACCTATTCAGAAAGAGTTATTAGCTAAGCTGTTATTCCAAAAACGCACGGTGCGATTAGCAACTTATTCTGTTGCAAAAGAGATGGCAAATCAGACCGCTTCTAATGAGGAATTACAAGCCTATTTTGATACACACAAAACTTCTTTTATCAATCCAGAAAAATTTACTGTTGAATATGTATCAATTACGCCGAAAGACTTTGCAGATAAAATTCAGGTAACACAAGAACAGATCGAAAATTATTATCAAACGAATAAGGCAAATTATATTTCTCCAAGTGAAGTTAAGGTTGCTCATATTCAACTTGCTAATGAAGAAAGTGCAAGAACTGTTGAACAGCAATTAAAATCAGGTACAGATTTTGCAACTTTAGCAAAAGAAAAATCGTTAGATAAATTATCAGGTTCAAACGGTGGTGAATTAGGTTGGGCAAAATCAGGCACTTATCCAAAAGCCTTTGAAGATGCGATGAATACGTTGGCAGTGGGGCAGGTAAGTGAGCCAATAAAAGTAGATGATGGTTACTCAATTATCAAGGTATTGGAACGTAAAGAGAGTAAAGTTGTTCCTGTTGAGCAGGTTAAAGAGCAAATTACGGATATTATTCGTAATGAGTTAGCCACAGTAGATTACTCAAATATGGCAAGAGAGATGGCAAATAAAGCTTTTGAGAATAGTAGTTCTCTTGAAGCTGTAGCAGAATTAGCAAATACTAAAGTGCAACAAACCACAGAGTTTACTCGTGAAAATGTTCCACAAGAGTTAAATAATGAAAAAATATTAAAGGTATTATTTAGCGGTGATTTAAGCCAAACGGGGCAGAATTCAGATGCGATTGATCTAAGCGAAGGTAACCATTCAGAGACAATCTTTGTACGAGTAAGTAATTATAAGGCACAGAGTAATCAAACCTTTGATGAGGCAAAAAACGCACTTGAAGTTGCTGTAAAACGTGAAAAAGCAGAAAAAATATTGATGGCTAAAGCGCAAGAAGATGTTAAGGCATTAGCATCTGATAAAGCACACTCTGTGAACTTTGAACCTGCACAAACATTGGTATTTGCTCAAGCTCAAGTTACTCAGCCACTTTTGTCAAAATTAATTTTTGCAATGCCAAAACCAACGCAGGTATCGCAATATCAAGCAATGAAAAATAATGCAGGAGATATTGTAGTGGTTGCATTGGATAAAGTAGAAGATGGCAATTTAGCTGATTTCCAACAGCTTGAAAAACCATTTATTCAAACGGAACGAGCAACATTACGCAGCGATTTATTACAAGATTTGAGAGGACGAGCTAAAATTGAATTTAATGAAGAGTTTATCGGGCAGATGAACAATTCAGAAAAATAA
- the rpsO gene encoding 30S ribosomal protein S15 — translation MSLSVETKAKIVAEFGRDAKDTGSSEVQIALLTAQINHLQTHFAQHKKDHHSRRGLLGMVSRRRKLLDYLKRTDLAKYSETIARLGLRR, via the coding sequence ATGTCTCTAAGTGTAGAAACAAAAGCAAAAATTGTTGCTGAATTTGGTCGTGATGCAAAAGACACTGGTTCTTCAGAAGTGCAAATCGCACTTTTAACTGCTCAAATCAACCACTTACAAACACACTTTGCACAGCATAAGAAAGACCACCACAGCCGTCGTGGTTTATTAGGTATGGTTTCACGTCGTCGTAAATTATTAGACTACTTAAAACGTACCGATCTTGCTAAATATTCAGAAACTATCGCACGTTTAGGTTTACGTCGCTAA
- the yegQ gene encoding tRNA 5-hydroxyuridine modification protein YegQ, with protein MLQNKPELLSPAGSLKNMRYAFAYGADAVYAGQPRYSLRVRNNEFNHANLKIGIDEAHALGKKFYVVVNISPHNSKLKTFIRDLEPVVAMKPDALIMSDPGLIMLVREHFPEIDVHLSVQANAVNWATVKFWRQMGLTRVILSRELSIDEIAEIRQQVPDMEIEIFVHGALCMAYSGRCLLSGYINKRDPNQGTCTNACRWEYQVEEGKIDEVGNIVPAKFDPAQQIEIKNVAPTLGEGESTSKVFLLAETQKPDEQMTAYEDEHGTYIMNSKDLRAVQYVEKLAQIGVHSLKIEGRTKSFYYCARTAQVYRKAIDDAVAGKPFDESLMDTLESLAHRGYTEGFLQRHSHDEYQNYDYGYSISEKQQFVGEFTGKRNEQGMAEVAVKNKFLLGDEVEMMTPKGNIVFKLERMLNRKNESVEAGLGDGHFVYLDVPADVELDYALLMRNLVGSNTRNPHKS; from the coding sequence ATGTTACAAAATAAACCAGAGTTACTTTCGCCTGCGGGTTCGTTAAAAAATATGCGTTATGCTTTTGCCTATGGAGCGGATGCTGTTTATGCAGGGCAACCACGTTATAGTTTGCGTGTGCGTAATAATGAATTTAATCACGCTAATTTAAAAATAGGGATCGATGAAGCCCACGCATTGGGTAAAAAATTCTATGTTGTGGTGAATATTTCTCCGCATAATTCAAAATTAAAAACCTTTATTCGGGATCTTGAGCCAGTAGTAGCAATGAAGCCAGATGCGTTGATTATGTCTGACCCTGGACTAATTATGTTAGTGCGTGAACATTTTCCAGAGATTGATGTACACCTTTCTGTGCAAGCAAATGCAGTGAATTGGGCAACAGTTAAATTTTGGCGACAAATGGGGCTTACCCGTGTGATTTTATCTCGAGAATTATCTATTGATGAAATTGCAGAAATTCGTCAGCAAGTGCCAGATATGGAAATTGAAATTTTTGTACACGGGGCGTTGTGTATGGCATATTCAGGGCGTTGTTTACTATCGGGATATATCAATAAACGAGATCCAAATCAAGGTACTTGTACTAATGCCTGCCGTTGGGAATATCAAGTGGAAGAAGGAAAAATTGATGAGGTAGGGAATATCGTTCCTGCAAAGTTTGACCCTGCCCAACAAATTGAAATCAAAAATGTCGCACCAACCTTAGGGGAAGGAGAGAGTACCAGCAAAGTTTTCTTGCTGGCGGAAACGCAAAAACCTGATGAGCAAATGACCGCTTATGAAGATGAGCACGGTACTTATATTATGAATTCAAAAGATTTGCGAGCCGTACAATACGTAGAAAAATTAGCCCAAATTGGTGTACATTCATTGAAAATTGAAGGGCGGACTAAATCGTTCTACTATTGTGCAAGAACGGCACAAGTTTATCGTAAGGCGATTGATGATGCAGTGGCAGGAAAACCATTTGATGAGAGTTTGATGGATACGCTTGAAAGTCTTGCTCATCGTGGCTATACGGAAGGTTTTTTACAGCGCCATAGCCACGATGAATATCAAAATTATGATTATGGTTATTCAATTTCGGAAAAACAGCAATTCGTTGGAGAATTTACGGGGAAACGTAATGAACAAGGAATGGCAGAAGTTGCTGTTAAAAATAAGTTCTTATTAGGGGACGAAGTTGAAATGATGACACCAAAAGGCAATATTGTTTTTAAACTTGAGAGAATGTTGAATCGAAAAAATGAATCGGTTGAAGCAGGTTTAGGTGATGGGCATTTTGTTTATCTTGATGTACCAGCAGATGTTGAATTAGATTATGCATTGTTGATGCGTAATTTGGTGGGAAGTAATACTCGTAATCCGCATAAATCTTAG
- the fabD gene encoding ACP S-malonyltransferase, translated as MTKFAMVFPGQGSQAVGMLADLAPLYPVVEQTFQQASEVLGYDLWDLVQNGTAEELGQTQRTQPALLTASVTLYRIWQQKFPEQKPSVMAGHSLGEYSALVCAGVLDFQEAVKLVELRGNAMQSAVPEGTGAMFAIIGLANELIIQACEQAQQETGEVVSAVNFNSPGQVVIAGTKKAAERAGELCKEAGAKRALPLAVSVPSHCALMKPAADQLAEALVNVTFNAPNVPVINNVDVQVETNPAAIRLALVRQLYSPVRWTEIIEKMVEEGVTNLYEVGPNKVLTGLASRISKEIIAKAVNDVVSLEAITF; from the coding sequence ATGACTAAATTTGCAATGGTTTTTCCAGGACAAGGATCGCAAGCGGTTGGAATGTTAGCGGATCTTGCACCGCTTTACCCCGTGGTTGAACAAACTTTCCAGCAAGCCAGCGAGGTATTGGGCTATGATTTATGGGATCTAGTTCAAAATGGTACAGCCGAAGAGCTTGGACAAACACAACGTACCCAGCCTGCATTATTAACGGCATCGGTTACCCTTTATCGTATTTGGCAACAAAAATTCCCAGAACAGAAACCGTCAGTAATGGCAGGGCATAGCTTGGGGGAATATTCTGCCTTAGTGTGTGCAGGGGTATTAGATTTTCAAGAGGCTGTTAAATTAGTGGAACTGCGTGGTAATGCAATGCAATCGGCAGTGCCGGAAGGAACAGGTGCAATGTTTGCGATTATTGGGTTAGCGAATGAGTTAATTATTCAGGCCTGTGAACAAGCCCAACAGGAAACTGGCGAAGTGGTGTCTGCAGTAAATTTCAACTCTCCAGGGCAAGTTGTAATTGCAGGGACGAAAAAAGCCGCAGAGCGAGCGGGTGAGCTATGTAAAGAGGCAGGGGCAAAACGTGCATTACCTTTAGCCGTAAGTGTGCCTTCTCATTGTGCGTTAATGAAACCAGCGGCAGATCAGCTTGCAGAGGCTTTAGTGAACGTAACCTTTAATGCACCTAATGTGCCAGTGATTAATAATGTTGATGTTCAAGTGGAAACGAATCCAGCCGCAATTCGTTTAGCATTGGTGCGTCAGCTTTATAGCCCTGTTCGTTGGACAGAAATTATTGAAAAAATGGTTGAAGAAGGGGTAACAAATTTATATGAGGTTGGCCCTAATAAAGTTTTAACTGGGCTAGCAAGCCGTATTTCGAAAGAAATTATCGCTAAAGCGGTAAATGATGTAGTATCGTTAGAGGCTATCACATTTTAA
- a CDS encoding cation:proton antiporter: MGIYAYICFLSALSILLGFFTSKISAKVQSTIAITASAMVGSLALLFFGWLGWFNIDTVAKEVMEQVDFNSFLLNGILGFLLFAGSLGIKLPVMKDQKWEITIFALFSTTASTFFIGGVLYVASHLIGLPIDFIYCVLFGALISPTDPIAVLAIIKNLRAPKRLSMQVEGESLFNDGVGLVVFTTVFAVAFGGQEATFSGILGLFMHEAIGGILLGFVLGFIAHLLISSTDDGSMEILLTLTIPTAGFMLANNVLHVSGALAMVVAGIMIGNWTRHSGFSEQSQRYLDHFWEMIDHFLNFLLFFLIGFALLLVDFNIYGIILMVIAIPICLLCRYASLWVPFKILQRFRTYNPFTLKIMTWGGLRGGLALAMALAIPAKTAFVSGIDVKDLILVMTYSVVMFSILVQGTTIEPIIRKSKTVDPNKEEYLQPTNQTNQHE; this comes from the coding sequence ATGGGTATTTATGCTTATATTTGCTTTCTGTCTGCACTTTCTATTTTATTAGGTTTTTTTACCAGCAAAATTAGTGCTAAAGTACAATCTACAATTGCAATTACTGCATCAGCAATGGTAGGTTCATTAGCGTTACTCTTCTTTGGTTGGCTCGGGTGGTTTAATATCGACACGGTTGCCAAAGAAGTAATGGAACAAGTTGATTTCAATAGTTTTTTACTAAATGGAATCTTAGGCTTCCTGCTTTTTGCAGGTTCATTGGGGATAAAACTCCCTGTAATGAAAGATCAAAAATGGGAAATTACAATTTTTGCTCTATTCTCTACCACGGCTTCCACATTCTTCATCGGTGGTGTCCTTTACGTAGCAAGTCATTTAATTGGCTTACCAATTGATTTCATTTACTGTGTACTCTTTGGGGCGTTAATCTCACCAACAGACCCTATCGCTGTACTCGCCATTATCAAAAATTTACGGGCTCCCAAAAGGCTGTCAATGCAAGTCGAAGGTGAATCCCTATTTAATGATGGTGTTGGATTAGTTGTTTTCACTACGGTTTTTGCAGTAGCATTTGGTGGACAAGAAGCCACTTTTAGCGGGATTTTAGGTTTATTTATGCACGAAGCTATTGGGGGAATTTTACTCGGCTTTGTACTTGGATTTATCGCTCATCTTCTCATTTCTTCAACCGATGATGGTAGTATGGAAATTCTACTTACTCTTACCATTCCAACAGCTGGCTTTATGTTAGCCAATAATGTACTTCACGTTTCAGGTGCATTAGCAATGGTTGTTGCGGGTATAATGATCGGTAACTGGACTCGCCATTCAGGCTTCTCAGAACAAAGCCAACGTTATCTTGACCACTTTTGGGAAATGATCGATCACTTCTTAAACTTCCTACTATTCTTCCTCATCGGCTTTGCATTATTACTAGTTGATTTCAATATCTATGGCATTATTTTAATGGTCATCGCTATTCCAATCTGCCTTTTATGCCGTTATGCAAGCTTATGGGTACCATTTAAAATTTTACAACGCTTTCGCACTTATAATCCATTTACCTTAAAAATTATGACGTGGGGAGGATTGCGAGGTGGTTTAGCCCTTGCAATGGCGCTAGCAATCCCAGCAAAAACAGCATTTGTTAGTGGAATCGATGTCAAAGACTTAATTCTAGTGATGACCTATTCTGTGGTAATGTTCTCTATCTTAGTACAAGGTACAACGATCGAACCGATTATTCGGAAATCAAAAACGGTTGACCCAAATAAGGAAGAGTACTTACAACCAACTAATCAAACGAATCAACACGAATAA